From one Dama dama isolate Ldn47 chromosome 4, ASM3311817v1, whole genome shotgun sequence genomic stretch:
- the PABPN1L gene encoding embryonic polyadenylate-binding protein 2, with product MWPFLSRALFPPPTEAWLQRASSDPEAQGWGAWSPAEKTRLGPGAGGEEEETGEAEEDDEEDAGFLLSLLEREGLAECPVPDQELEAIKLKLWAMEQAQGPEPPMVQELDEGEEAAGALLARQLLSPETDSPLEKAAADHRSVYVGNVDYGGTAQELEAYFNHCGEIHRVTILCDKFSGHPKGYAYIEFATESSAQAAVELDKSIFRGRVIKVLPKRTNLPGISSTDRGGLRGHPGARVGSFPHSGLQGGARFRPRGRSRGRGRFSPWFSPY from the exons ATGTGGCCCTTCCTCAGCCGcgccctcttccctccccctacTGAGGCCTGGCTCCAGAGGGCTTCCTCAGACCCCgaggcccagggctggggggcCTGGAGCCCGGCCGAGAAGACCCGTCTGGGCCCGGGGGCtggcggggaggaggaggaaacggggGAAGCTGAGGAAGACGATGAGGAAGATGCCGGCTTCCTGCTGTCTCTCTTGGAGAGGGAGGGCCTGGCTGAGTGCCCAGTGCCTGACCAG GAGCTAGAGGCCATCAAACTGAAGCTGTGGGCCATGGAGCAGGCCCAGGGGCCGGAGCCGCCCATGGTGCAGGAACTGGATGAAGGAGAGGAAgctgctggggccctgctggccaGGCAGTTACTGAGTCCCGAGACAG AcagccccctggagaaggcagcggCTGACCACAGATCCGTCTATGTGGGCAAT GTGGACTATGGGGGCACGGCCCAGGAGCTGGAGGCCTATTTCAACCACTGCGGGGAGATCCATCGGGTCACCATCCTGTGCGACAAGTTCTCTGGACACCCCAAGGG CTATGCCTACATAGAGTTTGCCACCGAGAGCTCGGCCCAGGCCGCTGTGGAGCTGGACAAGAGCATCTTTCGAGGCCGGGTCATCAAG GTGCTGCCCAAAAGGACCAATTTACCAGGGATCAGTTCCACGGACCGCGGAGGCCTTCGAGGACACCCAGGCGCCAGAGTGGGATCCTTCCCCCACAGCGGCCTCCAAGGCGGGGCCCGTTTCAGACCACGAGGGCGGAGCCG GGGACGCGGAAGATTCTCACCGTGGTTTTCTCCGTATTGA